One part of the Magallana gigas chromosome 5, xbMagGiga1.1, whole genome shotgun sequence genome encodes these proteins:
- the LOC105325138 gene encoding hypermethylated in cancer 2 protein isoform X8, translating into MNYQKVYMNQIYSSSIMRQVAQMWKNQLLCDAVIKTGNTQTKAHRLVLIAACPMLQHMENASVGSHLEVRLNSDIKQNSINTFLQYLYEGYMMLTEENCKDVEKIAKLLHADSVAKCCVDFQKCLNAKSGMSSYEGANFEVQDSVEFRYVCSTDIQKTVQDGAMKRSSESSGRPPSPGSKRARVQSGGPGMMGRVDDRFSMAHSYTQDPFERVPRLGSGYQQPKPQPGVIEILEDTIEMVTSEPPERDPDGWPRKSDRPPIQKSMSISVAGQVKGGDSDLQIIDVSSLSVPSQSKPSNTSRVRSDSTNDRPSTSYDISQPGRSTQRQSPYSSDQSQSPRTEVDGSFQRQQQQFSQSAAAKQTQPRAAPHPSHPPQLKHMSMSGVQNSQKSFAAGSPSQASFAAGSASQVSFTGVSSSQSNSPQIPPTPASTTAMSPRNVAETTPTLPSPTKSLTEASRRQQTVVIDQPPTDNAKQGQQAQEQSAHKSQEKDPVNQKSIEMHAEDVERLLAASEPVASQSGNTGEKSKESVADLTVIKIEEEDEEDTGGLDMYVDVPDDSKQPLNLGSRDDSTEQSEIEDPPGDWSREDFSNESGSFGADPNISWQDASFNKAHQSFGTSDLRTLNRSKCQFCNEICSSDAELDSHLRSRHSFTGRDVREGGSVEHAQKPQEENEPYICPHCQKTFSFLCHYKRHLVIHSQDRPHKCELCASCFKRKDHLWDHVRRRHGKPFAPSSNTTCHS; encoded by the exons ATGAACTACCAGAAGGTGTACATGAACCAGATCTACTCGAGCTCCATCATGAGGCAGGTGGCTCAGATGTGGAAAAACCAGCTGCTGTGTGACGCAGTCATCAAGACAGGAAACACTCAAACAAAG GCTCACAGATTGGTCCTGATTGCTGCCTGCCCAATGCTTCAGCACATGGAAAATGCATCAGTAGGATCTCATCTGGAAGTACGACTCAATTCTGATATAAAACAGAACtctattaatacatttttgcaGTATTTGTATGAAGGCTATATGATGTTGACAGAAGAAAACTGCAAAGATGTTGAGAAAATTGCGAAACTTCTGCATGCGGACAGTGTAGCAAAATGCTGTGttgattttcaaaagtgtttaaaTGCTAAATCTGGTATGTCATCATATGAAGGTGCTAATTTTGAGGTGCAGGACAGTGTAGAATTCCGTTATGTCTGTTCTACAGACATACAAAAGACTGTGCAGGATGGTGCGATGAAGAGATCCTCTGAAAGCAGTGGAAGACCTCCTAGTCCAGGTAGCAAGAGGGCAAGAGTGCAGTCTGGGGGTCCAGGCATGATGGGTAGAGTTGATGATAGGTTCAGCATGGCACACAGTTACACACAAGACCCATTTGAACGTGTTCCAAGGCTTGGGTCAGGTTACCAACAACCAAAGCCACAACCAGGGGTAATCGAAATTCTAGAGGATACCATAGAGATGGTAACATCTGAACCTCCAGAAAGAGATCCAGATGGGTGGCCCAGGAAGTCAGATAGACCCCCTATCCAGAAAAGTATGTCTATATCTGTTGCTGGCCAGGTGAAAGGTGGAGACAGCGACTTACAGATAATAGATGTTTCAAGTTTATCAGTACCCTCACAAAGCAAACCATCAAATACCAGTAGAGTGCGTTCAGACTCTACAAATGATAGACCTTCTACAAGTTATGACATTTCACAGCCAGGAAGATCAACACAGAGACAGTCTCCATACAGTTCCGACCAGTCCCAGTCTCCAAGGACTGAAGTAGATGGATCTTTCCAAAGACAGCAACAACAGTTCAGCCAATCAGCAGCTGCTAAACAGACACAGCCAAGAGCAGCACCACACCCAAGTCACCCTCCACAGCTGAAGCACATGTCAATGTCTGGTGTACAAAACTCTCAAAAGTCCTTTGCTGCTGGCAGTCCTTCTCAAGCCAGCTTTGCTGCAGGCAGTGCATCGCAAGTTAGTTTTACAGGGGTTAGCAGTTCACAGTCAAACAGTCCTCAGATACCACCCACCCCTGCTAGCACTACTGCCATGAGTCCCAGGAATGTTGCAGAAACTACTCCAACATTGCCATCACCCACTAAATCCTTAACAGAAGCATCACGAAGACAACAAACAGTTGTGATTGACCAGCCTCCTACAGATAATGCTAAACAAGGTCAACAGGCACAAGAGCAATCGGCACACAAATCTCAAGAAAAAGACCCAGTTAATCAGAAATCCATTGAGATGCATGCTGAAGATGTAGAAAGGTTGCTGGCTGCATCTGAGCCTGTAGCTTCTCAGAG TGGGAATACTGGGGAAAAGTCTAAAGAGTCTGTTGCTGACTTGACTGTAATCAAGATAGAGGAGGAGGATGAGGAAGATACTGGGGGTCTGGACATGTATGTAGACGTCCCTGACGACAGCAAGCAGCCCCTTAATCTGGGCAGTCGGGACGATTCCACGGAACAGAGCGAAATAGAAGACCCTCCAGGGGACTGGTCGAGAGAAGATTTCTCCAATGAAAGTGGCAGTTTTGGTGCAGATCCAAATATCTCGTGGCAAGATGCATCCTTTAATAAAG CACATCAATCTTTCGGGACAAGCGATCTACGAACTTTAAACAGAAGCAAGTGTCAGTTTTGCAATGAGATATGTAGCAGCGATGCAGAGTTAGATTCTCATTTAAGATCCCGACACAGTTTTACTGGAAGAGATGTAAGGGAGGGAGGTTCGGTGGAACACGCACAAAAAccacaggaagaaaatgaaCCGTACATTTGCCCTCATTGCCAAAAGACATTTAGTTTCTTGTGTCACTACAAGAGGCATCTGGTAATTCATTCCCAAGATAGACCACATAAATGTGAACTATGCGCCAGTTGTTTTAAACGGAAAGACCATTTATGGGATCACGTTCGAAGGAGACACGGAAAACCGTTTGCACCTAGCAGCAACAC GACTTGCCATTCATAA
- the LOC105325138 gene encoding myoneurin isoform X3, translating into MNYQKVYMNQIYSSSIMRQVAQMWKNQLLCDAVIKTGNTQTKAHRLVLIAACPMLQHMENASVGSHLEVRLNSDIKQNSINTFLQYLYEGYMMLTEENCKDVEKIAKLLHADSVAKCCVDFQKCLNAKSGMSSYEGANFEVQDSVEFRYVCSTDIQKTVQDGAMKRSSESSGRPPSPGSKRARVQSGGPGMMGRVDDRFSMAHSYTQDPFERVPRLGSGYQQPKPQPGVIEILEDTIEMVTSEPPERDPDGWPRKSDRPPIQKSMSISVAGQVKGGDSDLQIIDVSSLSVPSQSKPSNTSRVRSDSTNDRPSTSYDISQPGRSTQRQSPYSSDQSQSPRTEVDGSFQRQQQQFSQSAAAKQTQPRAAPHPSHPPQLKHMSMSGVQNSQKSFAAGSPSQASFAAGSASQVSFTGVSSSQSNSPQIPPTPASTTAMSPRNVAETTPTLPSPTKSLTEASRRQQTVVIDQPPTDNAKQGQQAQEQSAHKSQEKDPVNQKSIEMHAEDVERLLAASEPVASQSGNTGEKSKESVADLTVIKIEEEDEEDTGGLDMYVDVPDDSKQPLNLGSRDDSTEQSEIEDPPGDWSREDFSNESGSFGADPNISWQDASFNKGGIKRMKERSPYRVSRKLDMYTCKICSKTFQNSTELVRHIKVDEGRSFCEKCEKCDKVFFVPSTYKYHLQAKHKVPLNLPECEVCGKCFQDNYNLNRHMVVHTGERPFHCSNCFKAFKSKDNAKNHLRFCKNQEYVQQE; encoded by the exons ATGAACTACCAGAAGGTGTACATGAACCAGATCTACTCGAGCTCCATCATGAGGCAGGTGGCTCAGATGTGGAAAAACCAGCTGCTGTGTGACGCAGTCATCAAGACAGGAAACACTCAAACAAAG GCTCACAGATTGGTCCTGATTGCTGCCTGCCCAATGCTTCAGCACATGGAAAATGCATCAGTAGGATCTCATCTGGAAGTACGACTCAATTCTGATATAAAACAGAACtctattaatacatttttgcaGTATTTGTATGAAGGCTATATGATGTTGACAGAAGAAAACTGCAAAGATGTTGAGAAAATTGCGAAACTTCTGCATGCGGACAGTGTAGCAAAATGCTGTGttgattttcaaaagtgtttaaaTGCTAAATCTGGTATGTCATCATATGAAGGTGCTAATTTTGAGGTGCAGGACAGTGTAGAATTCCGTTATGTCTGTTCTACAGACATACAAAAGACTGTGCAGGATGGTGCGATGAAGAGATCCTCTGAAAGCAGTGGAAGACCTCCTAGTCCAGGTAGCAAGAGGGCAAGAGTGCAGTCTGGGGGTCCAGGCATGATGGGTAGAGTTGATGATAGGTTCAGCATGGCACACAGTTACACACAAGACCCATTTGAACGTGTTCCAAGGCTTGGGTCAGGTTACCAACAACCAAAGCCACAACCAGGGGTAATCGAAATTCTAGAGGATACCATAGAGATGGTAACATCTGAACCTCCAGAAAGAGATCCAGATGGGTGGCCCAGGAAGTCAGATAGACCCCCTATCCAGAAAAGTATGTCTATATCTGTTGCTGGCCAGGTGAAAGGTGGAGACAGCGACTTACAGATAATAGATGTTTCAAGTTTATCAGTACCCTCACAAAGCAAACCATCAAATACCAGTAGAGTGCGTTCAGACTCTACAAATGATAGACCTTCTACAAGTTATGACATTTCACAGCCAGGAAGATCAACACAGAGACAGTCTCCATACAGTTCCGACCAGTCCCAGTCTCCAAGGACTGAAGTAGATGGATCTTTCCAAAGACAGCAACAACAGTTCAGCCAATCAGCAGCTGCTAAACAGACACAGCCAAGAGCAGCACCACACCCAAGTCACCCTCCACAGCTGAAGCACATGTCAATGTCTGGTGTACAAAACTCTCAAAAGTCCTTTGCTGCTGGCAGTCCTTCTCAAGCCAGCTTTGCTGCAGGCAGTGCATCGCAAGTTAGTTTTACAGGGGTTAGCAGTTCACAGTCAAACAGTCCTCAGATACCACCCACCCCTGCTAGCACTACTGCCATGAGTCCCAGGAATGTTGCAGAAACTACTCCAACATTGCCATCACCCACTAAATCCTTAACAGAAGCATCACGAAGACAACAAACAGTTGTGATTGACCAGCCTCCTACAGATAATGCTAAACAAGGTCAACAGGCACAAGAGCAATCGGCACACAAATCTCAAGAAAAAGACCCAGTTAATCAGAAATCCATTGAGATGCATGCTGAAGATGTAGAAAGGTTGCTGGCTGCATCTGAGCCTGTAGCTTCTCAGAG TGGGAATACTGGGGAAAAGTCTAAAGAGTCTGTTGCTGACTTGACTGTAATCAAGATAGAGGAGGAGGATGAGGAAGATACTGGGGGTCTGGACATGTATGTAGACGTCCCTGACGACAGCAAGCAGCCCCTTAATCTGGGCAGTCGGGACGATTCCACGGAACAGAGCGAAATAGAAGACCCTCCAGGGGACTGGTCGAGAGAAGATTTCTCCAATGAAAGTGGCAGTTTTGGTGCAGATCCAAATATCTCGTGGCAAGATGCATCCTTTAATAAAG gaGGAATTAAGAGAATGAAAGAAAGGTCGCCATACCGCGTTTCTAGGAAACTGGATATGTACACCTGCAAAATATGTTCGAAAACTTTTCAGAACAGTACGGAGTTAGTTCGTCATATTAAGGTTGACGAAGGAAGAAGTTTCTGTGAGAAATGTGAAAAGTGCGACAAAGTGTTTTTTGTGCCATCCACGTACAAGTACCATCTACAGGCCAAACACAAGGTTCCGCTCAATTTACCTGAGTGTGAAGTGTGTGGGAAGTGTTTCCAGGATAACTACAACCTGAACCGCCACATGGTGGTTCACACGGGGGAGAGACCATTCCACTGCTCAAACTGCTTCAAAGCTTTCAAATCGAAAGACAATGCTAAAAACCATTTGCGCTTTTGTAAAAATCAGGAGTATGTACAACAAGAATAA
- the LOC105325138 gene encoding myoneurin isoform X10, translating into MNYQKVYMNQIYSSSIMRQVAQMWKNQLLCDAVIKTGNTQTKAHRLVLIAACPMLQHMENASVGSHLEVRLNSDIKQNSINTFLQYLYEGYMMLTEENCKDVEKIAKLLHADSVAKCCVDFQKCLNAKSGMSSYEGANFEVQDSVEFRYVCSTDIQKTVQDGAMKRSSESSGRPPSPGSKRARVQSGGPGMMGRVDDRFSMAHSYTQDPFERVPRLGSGYQQPKPQPGVIEILEDTIEMVTSEPPERDPDGWPRKSDRPPIQKSMSISVAGQVKGGDSDLQIIDVSSLSVPSQSKPSNTSRVRSDSTNDRPSTSYDISQPGRSTQRQSPYSSDQSQSPRTEVDGSFQRQQQQFSQSAAAKQTQPRAAPHPSHPPQLKHMSMSGVQNSQKSFAAGSPSQASFAAGSASQVSFTGVSSSQSNSPQIPPTPASTTAMSPRNVAETTPTLPSPTKSLTEASRRQQTVVIDQPPTDNAKQGQQAQEQSAHKSQEKDPVNQKSIEMHAEDVERLLAASEPVASQSGNTGEKSKESVADLTVIKIEEEDEEDTGGLDMYVDVPDDSKQPLNLGSRDDSTEQSEIEDPPGDWSREDFSNESGSFGADPNISWQDASFNKGPISQSSLRESNTTLRCKDCNLVFADSRSFTSHNLRIHGYRAYCYHCSKPFKSQLGYNYHNNMKHGSGSELFSCLICGKKFQSPSLVKRHMACHSENRPFVCHVCHRGFRFKTNLTAHMKLHTS; encoded by the exons ATGAACTACCAGAAGGTGTACATGAACCAGATCTACTCGAGCTCCATCATGAGGCAGGTGGCTCAGATGTGGAAAAACCAGCTGCTGTGTGACGCAGTCATCAAGACAGGAAACACTCAAACAAAG GCTCACAGATTGGTCCTGATTGCTGCCTGCCCAATGCTTCAGCACATGGAAAATGCATCAGTAGGATCTCATCTGGAAGTACGACTCAATTCTGATATAAAACAGAACtctattaatacatttttgcaGTATTTGTATGAAGGCTATATGATGTTGACAGAAGAAAACTGCAAAGATGTTGAGAAAATTGCGAAACTTCTGCATGCGGACAGTGTAGCAAAATGCTGTGttgattttcaaaagtgtttaaaTGCTAAATCTGGTATGTCATCATATGAAGGTGCTAATTTTGAGGTGCAGGACAGTGTAGAATTCCGTTATGTCTGTTCTACAGACATACAAAAGACTGTGCAGGATGGTGCGATGAAGAGATCCTCTGAAAGCAGTGGAAGACCTCCTAGTCCAGGTAGCAAGAGGGCAAGAGTGCAGTCTGGGGGTCCAGGCATGATGGGTAGAGTTGATGATAGGTTCAGCATGGCACACAGTTACACACAAGACCCATTTGAACGTGTTCCAAGGCTTGGGTCAGGTTACCAACAACCAAAGCCACAACCAGGGGTAATCGAAATTCTAGAGGATACCATAGAGATGGTAACATCTGAACCTCCAGAAAGAGATCCAGATGGGTGGCCCAGGAAGTCAGATAGACCCCCTATCCAGAAAAGTATGTCTATATCTGTTGCTGGCCAGGTGAAAGGTGGAGACAGCGACTTACAGATAATAGATGTTTCAAGTTTATCAGTACCCTCACAAAGCAAACCATCAAATACCAGTAGAGTGCGTTCAGACTCTACAAATGATAGACCTTCTACAAGTTATGACATTTCACAGCCAGGAAGATCAACACAGAGACAGTCTCCATACAGTTCCGACCAGTCCCAGTCTCCAAGGACTGAAGTAGATGGATCTTTCCAAAGACAGCAACAACAGTTCAGCCAATCAGCAGCTGCTAAACAGACACAGCCAAGAGCAGCACCACACCCAAGTCACCCTCCACAGCTGAAGCACATGTCAATGTCTGGTGTACAAAACTCTCAAAAGTCCTTTGCTGCTGGCAGTCCTTCTCAAGCCAGCTTTGCTGCAGGCAGTGCATCGCAAGTTAGTTTTACAGGGGTTAGCAGTTCACAGTCAAACAGTCCTCAGATACCACCCACCCCTGCTAGCACTACTGCCATGAGTCCCAGGAATGTTGCAGAAACTACTCCAACATTGCCATCACCCACTAAATCCTTAACAGAAGCATCACGAAGACAACAAACAGTTGTGATTGACCAGCCTCCTACAGATAATGCTAAACAAGGTCAACAGGCACAAGAGCAATCGGCACACAAATCTCAAGAAAAAGACCCAGTTAATCAGAAATCCATTGAGATGCATGCTGAAGATGTAGAAAGGTTGCTGGCTGCATCTGAGCCTGTAGCTTCTCAGAG TGGGAATACTGGGGAAAAGTCTAAAGAGTCTGTTGCTGACTTGACTGTAATCAAGATAGAGGAGGAGGATGAGGAAGATACTGGGGGTCTGGACATGTATGTAGACGTCCCTGACGACAGCAAGCAGCCCCTTAATCTGGGCAGTCGGGACGATTCCACGGAACAGAGCGAAATAGAAGACCCTCCAGGGGACTGGTCGAGAGAAGATTTCTCCAATGAAAGTGGCAGTTTTGGTGCAGATCCAAATATCTCGTGGCAAGATGCATCCTTTAATAAAG gACCAATTTCCCAGTCTTCTCTCCGCGAGAGCAACACAACACTACGATGTAAAGATTGCAACCTTGTGTTTGCAGACTCCAGAAGTTTCACTAGCCATAATTTACGCATTCACGGGTACAGGGCTTACTGCTACCATTGCAGTAAGCCGTTTAAGTCTCAGCTAGGTTACAATTATCATAACAACATGAAACATGGGTCTGGTAGTGAACTTTTCTCTTGTTTAATCTGTGGGAAGAAGTTCCAGTCTCCAAGTCTTGTAAAACGGCATATGGCATGTCACTCGGAAAATCGACCCTTTGTATGTCACGTGTGTCACAGAGGATTCcggtttaaaacaaacttaacGGCCCATATGAAACTCCACACTTCATAG